One window from the genome of Penaeus monodon isolate SGIC_2016 chromosome 2, NSTDA_Pmon_1, whole genome shotgun sequence encodes:
- the LOC119577884 gene encoding mucin-12-like: MQVPYPEETFEGVGGRYPGGVQLPTHYTDVRPRITPRPFTFLDGPEVILGSGYSAPWREGSHKGEVLLRERPVEVSQEIDAFGSVDLDSPSNALGGWGNTDSQRGDYDYAEDDLTEADEGGDAYYDSYPATDDYLSSSATPRPWDASTRYVPPPTTAPPPASTARTHWTRPYVPPTTSRPHERWTTSRAPVATTSSQPRTWRTTTPVIITLTSTTPAPRTPSFANSSGDTLMTYSYFKQPFNVRTSPLPYRHYFGGGSSALTTELPAVPTTPTPPSTTPTPSSTTPTPPSTTPTTPPTTPTSLPTEKHTKYRPTITKRTTVPPPTTTATRRRLTTPSFSWSTESPDDSDIALTTLAGLYTPVEEGGSTSELTNLLYTTDIPEADSATRYGYKRRRPTQRHRTTAAPSADAHYTKGYSRTTPNDLSFADTDLDPQDYDIHQFFHSTIDPSALIPGHEKFLKSKHKTIRDYFKQSADEEEEEQVEEGSHRVKKSRRSLSYTEATMPYEEATLLPSEEAPENISSDETKLSERRGRPVFYIPWRQYQAKALIMPMSPAAQDEGGRNGIGQGGSAPAVSFPPTKYELASEEHDMTSPTVSSIEHLFTSPFTRDSPLSTASSDIKEIAGEDTEVSSREVLSEEDTENEVFETTSPKYSENIFNDVTTPTLQAAMTHATISPTTEYPAVSSQEQKDIPNTDGVNQSAEASERVDHNVESREGRVDISLYKGEASARPLRRRRPLRRRKPPIAPEDGTEEGAPPAATEEAPKRIAWSPPPFRPSRSRQPVQARDESTAILLPAYVGVFQNEYMGILNYEIKKEAAKPGDPGSSHDVPNPTARPKDTIVESSHVTTQGSSFGSSDTTPTKRKEDVSSFEDMPLQTDQLRRQSHSQVAQREVVRKYQPGDYTGSAPRPTTVTLIDSSRNIEEYEEKFFEAETFEDESDSPDHLSLDDTRYDLSNREEDMGLGLEPRQQPWSADNSFTGSDRPTSWAPQDHDDRNVYLVPSGVGHPERPIDSPPSDFNHWIDADYDGFPTEDWSDDSNFGPIFPRDEDDYEGGEMTHDVPEATREENNSPLRPRFRPVPIMEIASSSSTTAHGDVPSSSDTEGDQRIQTTAMTTSSPENASRYPRPQTHSATNQPSPPPRNQMPGPEPVPYSPYLKSPARGPQASDLASLSKQEGSQQDDLPNQNQAEESSPSEQPSAEKSDAPITDTTTDTEVVEAHGQEKDTRGSQRRRLRRPSLRKLITRRRIEPSPDLRTQLHPPSEGE, translated from the coding sequence ATGCAGGTCCCTTACCCTGAGGAAACCTTTGAGGGCGTGGGCGGCCGGTATCCGGGCGGTGTGCAGCTGCCCACCCACTATACAGACGTCCGCCCTCGCATAACTCCCCGCCCCTTCACATTTTTGGACGGGCCGGAGGTAATCCTTGGGAGCGGCTACTCAGCCCCGTGGCGGGAAGGCAGCCACAAGGGGGAGGTCCTCCTGAGGGAAAGGCCCGTCGAAGTGTCGCAGGAGATCGACGCCTTCGGGTCGGTGGACCTTGACTCGCCTAGCAACGCCCTGGGCGGCTGGGGGAATACGGATTCCCAGCGGGGTGACTACGACTACGCGGAGGATGACCTGACGGAAGCAGACGAAGGAGGAGATGCCTATTACGACTCCTACCCAGCGACGGATGACTATTTGTCCTCCTCTGCCACCCCGCGCCCCTGGGACGCCTCCACTCGCTACGTGCCCCCGCCAACCACCGCTCCCCCCCCGGCGtccaccgcacgcacgcactggACGAGGCCTTATGTCCCGCCCACCACTTCCCGCCCTCACGAACGCTGGACCACCTCGCGGGCGCCCGTCGCGACGACCAGCAGCCAGCCACGTACATGGAGGACGACCACGCCTGTCATCATCACCCTGACAAGCACGACGCCCGCGCCGCGGACGCCCTCCTTCGCCAACTCCTCCGGCGACACCTTGATGACCTACTCGTACTTCAAGCAGCCGTTCAACGTCCGGACGTCGCCGCTCCCTTACCGGCACTACTTCGGCGGCGGAAGCTCTGCCCTGACGACGGAGCTGCCTGCCGTCCCCACCACGCCCACGCCCCCGTCCACCACGCCCACGCCGTCGTCCACCACGCCCACGCCGCCGTCAACCACACCCACAACGCCGCCCACCACGCCCACGTCGCTGCCCACCGAGAAGCACACCAAGTACAGGCCAACTATCACCAAGAGGACGACCGTCCCTCCGCCAACGACCACTGCCACGAGGAGGAGGCTCACGACCCCGAGTTTCAGCTGGTCGACCGAGTCGCCGGACGACTCCGACATCGCACTGACGACCCTCGCAGGTCTCTACACGCCCGTCGAAGAAGGAGGTTCTACATCCGAGCTGACGAACCTCCTTTACACGACAGACATCCCCGAGGCAGACTCAGCAACGAGGTATGGCTACAAGAGGAGGAGACCCACGCAGCGACACCGCACCACGGCCGCGCCTTCCGCCGACGCTCATTACACCAAGGGGTACTCCAGGACGACCCCTAACGACCTCAGCTTCGCCGATACCGACCTCGATCCTCAGGACTACGACATTCACCAGTTTTTCCACAGCACTATTGATCCATCGGCTCTCATCCCTGGCCACGAAAAGTTCCTCAAGTCGAAACACAAGACCATCAGAGATTACTTCAAGCAATCCgcagacgaggaagaagaggaacaggtGGAAGAGGGAAGCCACCGCGTCAAGAAATCCCGAAGGTCCCTCTCTTACACCGAGGCCACGATGCCCTACGAGGAGGCCACGCTTCTGCCCTCAGAGGAGGCCCCGGAAAACATCTCCTCCGACGAGACGAAGCTCAGCGAGAGGCGAGGGCGGCCCGTCTTCTACATCCCGTGGCGGCAGTACCAGGCGAAGGCCCTGATCATGCCCATGTCTCCTGCAGCTCAAGACGAAGGCGGCCGAAATGGCATCGGCCAAGGCGGCTCCGCGCCCGCGGTGTCCTTCCCGCCCACGAAGTATGAGCTGGCGTCCGAGGAACACGATATGACGTCACCAACTGTCTCGTCCATTGAACACCTGTTCACGTCGCCCTTCACGAGAGACAGTCCGCTCTCTACTGCGTCGTCAGATATAAAGGAGATCGCTGGTGAGGACACAGAAGTTTCATCCCGGGAAGTCCTTTCCGAAGAGGATACTGAAAATGAAGTATTCGAAACGACTTCCCCGAAGTACTCTGAAAACATCTTTAATGACGTTACGACGCCTACACTGCAAGCCGCTATGACGCACGCGACGATCAGCCCGACTACAGAGTATCCTGCGGTATCCTCACAGGAGCAGAAGGATATACCTAACACCGATGGAGTTAACCAATCCGCAGAGGCAAGCGAAAGAGTGGATCATAATGTCGAGTCGAGAGAGGGAAGAGTCGACATCTCCCTCTATAAGGGCGAGGCCAGCGCGCGTCCCCTCCGGAGGCGTCGACCCTTGAGGAGGAGGAAACCCCCTATCGCCCCAGAGGATGGCACCGAGGAAGGCGCGCCGCCCGCCGCGACGGAGGAGGCGCCCAAGAGGATCGCGTGGTCGCCTCCGCCGTTCCGACCGAGCCGAAGCCGCCAGCCGGTCCAGGCGAGAGACGAGAGCACTGCCATCCTCCTCCCGGCTTACGTGGGAGTCTTCCAGAACGAGTACATGGGGATCCTCAACTACGAGATCAAGAAGGAGGCTGCAAAGCCTGGGGATCCTGGTAGCTCCCACGATGTACCAAATCCTACAGCGAGGCCGAAGGATACCATTGTGGAGTCCAGCCATGTTACGACGCAGGGCTCTTCCTTTGGCTCGAGTGACACTACCCCAACCAAAAGGAAAGAGGACGTGTCTTCCTTTGAGGATATGCCGCTGCAGACAGACCAGCTGAGGCGACAGAGCCACTCTCAGGTTGCGCAAAGAGAGGTCGTCAGGAAATACCAACCAGGCGACTACACAGGTTCTGCTCCCAGGCCGACGACAGTCACCCTCATTGACAGTTCTCGTAATATCGAAGAGTATGAGGAAAAGTTCTTCGAGGCCGAGACCTTCGAGGATGAGTCAGATTCACCTGATCACTTGTCTCTCGACGACACCCGATATGACCTGAGTAACCGAGAGGAAGACATGGGGCTCGGCCTTGAGCCCAGACAACAGCCTTGGTCAGCGGACAATAGCTTTACTGGTTCAGACAGGCCGACGTCATGGGCACCTCAAGATCACGACGACAGAAACGTGTACCTTGTTCCATCTGGCGTCGGACACCCCGAAAGGCCCATCGATTCCCCACCATCCGACTTCAACCACTGGATCGATGCCGATTACGACGGCTTTCCAACTGAGGACTGGAGTGATGACTCAAATTTCGGCCCAATTTTCCCCCGTGATGAAGACGACTACGAAGGAGGAGAAATGACACACGACGTACCCGAAGCGACAAGGGAAGAGAACAACTCACCATTAAGACCGCGTTTCCGCCCTGTGCCCATCATGGAGATCGCTTCCTCCTCTTCAACAACGGCTCACGGGGATGTGCCTTCCTCTTCTGACACAGAAGGCGACCAGCGTATACAGACGACGGCCATGACGACGTCCTCGCCTGAAAACGCTTCTCGATATCCTCGTCCCCAGACTCACTCCGCCACCAACCAGCCGTCGCCGCCTCCGAGGAACCAGATGCCGGGTCCTGAGCCTGTGCCCTACAGCCCTTACTTGAAGAGTCCTGCCAGGGGTCCTCAGGCATCAGATTTGGCTTCGCTTTCGAAGCAAGAGGGATCCCAGCAGGACGACCTCCCTAACCAGAACCAGGCAGAGGAATCTTCTCCATCCGAACAGCCATCAGCCGAGAAAAGCGACGCACCGATAACCGACACAACCACAGATACAGAGGTTGTTGAAGCTCACGGACAAGAGAAGGACACAAGAGGAAGCCAAAGGCGGCGCCTTCGGAGACCCTCCCTCAGGAAGCTCATCACTCGCAGGAGAATTGAACCTTCTCCAGACCTGAGGACGCAGCTCCATCCACCGTCAGAAGGAGAATGA
- the LOC119579531 gene encoding uncharacterized protein LOC119579531, translating into MAAVAASGIAAAFVVGAVGLGVASVARTLANIRFRRRYHYRYGRSLGGDAAALERTMALIRQEDVTGCGMRLVCELGALPARGAREDAILELVGTLPPGSDLRALSTGEGVSALEEYRRARSLGERGHDCEKAFRFCPFNGTELMSAVVGYVS; encoded by the exons ATGGCCGCCGTCGCCGCCTCCGGCATCGCGGCCGCCTTCGTCGTGGGCGCCGTCGGCCTCGGCGTCGCCAGCGTCGCCAGGACCTTGGCCAACATTCGCTTCCGCCGCCGATACCACTACCGCTACGGCCGCTCGCTCGGCGGGGACGCGGCGGCGCTGGAGCGGACGATGGCGCTGATCCGGCAGGAGGACGTGACCGGCTGCGGGATGCGGCTCGTGTGCGAGCTGGGGGCGCTGCCCGCCCGCGGCGCCCGCGAGGACGCCATCCTGGAGCTGGTCGG GACACTCCCCCCAGGATCCGACCTCCGCGCCCTCAGCACCGGCGAAGGAGTCAGCGCCCTCGAGGAGTACAGGAGAGCCAGGAGTCTCGGTGAACGTGGTCATGACTGCGAGAAAGCATTTCGTTTTTGTCCCTTTAATGGCACGGAACTCATGTCAGCCGTTGTGGGTTATGTGTCATGA